One stretch of Amycolatopsis tolypomycina DNA includes these proteins:
- a CDS encoding PPOX class F420-dependent oxidoreductase, with translation MTSETDRLAAERYVVLTTFRRDGRAVPTPIWVAGRDGELVLWSARDTGKVKRIRNSGRVEVQACDVRGQKTHGAKVSGQARLLDATETELARRAIARKYGIVGRVTMFFSKLRGPEDRTVGIAISVDG, from the coding sequence ATGACCTCCGAGACCGACCGCCTCGCCGCCGAGCGCTACGTCGTCCTGACCACGTTCCGGCGCGACGGGCGGGCCGTGCCGACCCCGATCTGGGTGGCCGGCCGCGACGGCGAGCTCGTGCTGTGGTCGGCTCGGGACACCGGCAAGGTCAAGCGCATCCGCAACAGCGGCCGGGTGGAGGTCCAGGCCTGCGACGTCCGCGGGCAGAAGACGCACGGCGCGAAGGTGTCCGGCCAGGCCCGGCTGCTGGACGCCACCGAGACCGAGCTGGCCCGGCGCGCGATCGCCCGCAAGTACGGCATCGTCGGGCGCGTCACGATGTTCTTCTCGAAGCTGCGCGGCCCGGAAGACCGGACGGTCGGCATCGCGATCAGTGTGGACGGCTGA
- a CDS encoding putative glycolipid-binding domain-containing protein produces MTFPGSAAWRHEDARTGFEVARFRRQDGGWLVEGATSAVEDGVAWAVRYSLTVDPQWTLRSARIGGLGARELTVEADGRGHWRLDGEPAPHLDGCLDLDLEASAMTNTFPVHRLALPTGARADAPAAYVRAADLGVDRLEQTYEHLSPGRYAYAAPAFGFACVLEYDDTGLITRYPGIAVRHPATVGA; encoded by the coding sequence ATGACCTTCCCCGGCAGCGCCGCCTGGCGGCACGAAGACGCCCGCACCGGCTTCGAAGTCGCCCGGTTCCGCCGGCAGGACGGCGGCTGGCTCGTCGAAGGCGCCACGAGCGCTGTCGAGGACGGCGTCGCCTGGGCCGTCCGGTACTCGCTGACCGTCGATCCACAGTGGACACTGCGGTCGGCGCGGATCGGCGGCCTCGGGGCACGGGAGCTGACGGTCGAAGCGGACGGCCGCGGGCACTGGCGGCTCGACGGGGAACCCGCGCCGCACCTGGACGGCTGCCTCGACCTGGACCTCGAAGCCTCGGCGATGACGAACACCTTCCCGGTGCACCGGCTCGCCCTGCCCACCGGCGCCCGGGCCGACGCGCCCGCCGCCTACGTCCGCGCGGCCGACCTCGGCGTCGACCGGCTGGAGCAGACCTACGAGCACCTGTCGCCCGGCCGGTACGCCTACGCGGCGCCGGCGTTCGGCTTCGCGTGCGTCCTCGAATACGACGACACGGGCCTGATCACCCGCTATCCCGGCATCGCCGTCCGCCACCCGGCTACGGTGGGCGCATGA
- a CDS encoding SigE family RNA polymerase sigma factor, translated as MTFEEFVAERLDGLLRYATVLTNDPHLAQDVVQDVLLRAQQRWDGIAAPPTYVRRMITNEYLSWRRRAVRRLVLSSHDDLDALGPPEPDPAAAYDERDAMLGLLATLPRKQRAAVVLRYYENYSDAEIAAVLRCGVSTVRSQISRALTTLRHAGLPHTAVTTGAPE; from the coding sequence GTGACCTTCGAAGAGTTCGTGGCGGAGCGGCTGGACGGGCTGCTCCGCTACGCCACCGTCCTGACGAACGACCCGCACCTGGCGCAGGACGTCGTCCAGGACGTCCTGCTGCGCGCCCAGCAGCGCTGGGACGGCATCGCCGCGCCGCCGACGTACGTCCGGCGGATGATCACCAACGAGTACCTCTCGTGGCGGCGGCGCGCGGTGCGGCGGCTGGTGCTCAGCAGCCACGACGACCTCGACGCGCTCGGCCCGCCCGAACCCGACCCGGCGGCCGCCTACGACGAGCGGGACGCCATGCTCGGGCTGCTCGCCACGCTGCCCCGCAAGCAACGCGCGGCCGTCGTGCTGCGCTACTACGAGAACTACTCCGACGCCGAGATCGCCGCGGTCCTGCGGTGCGGCGTCTCCACCGTGCGCAGCCAGATCTCGCGCGCGCTGACCACCCTGCGCCACGCCGGGTTGCCGCACACCGCCGTCACGACCGGAGCCCCCGAATGA
- a CDS encoding phytase, whose translation MAVAAASLLTAVPASAAPRDPAPVLQTQAFVDDAGATPAGADADDPAIWVHPHDPGRSVVLGTLKEGGLAVFDLGARTLQLVPAGPGGRFNNVDVVGDLAVVSDRGRDRVRVYRIDPAGSAAGAHVLRDVTDPAAAPVFSASESEVDEQRTAYGLAAGRDPRTGVRWVAVTRRHETRVALRRLVDRPDGTVGTAPIDTVDLPSEFRLPDGSTWSPCEEPGEGPQLEGSVIDGRVLYTAQEDVGIWRIPLTSTGFGKPELVDRVRSFGVPQRWDAASEECVPDGPDPGFGGRWLTADAEGLAVANGTLFASSQGDSRFVVYGRHVRDLRIVAGRGTDSVEHSDGSAISTASLGHRFPHGLLVVHDGERRPAVGDLPTTGFAFLRLEDVLGR comes from the coding sequence GTGGCCGTGGCCGCCGCCTCGCTCCTGACCGCCGTCCCCGCTTCCGCCGCGCCCCGCGACCCGGCGCCTGTCCTGCAGACGCAGGCCTTCGTCGACGACGCCGGGGCCACCCCGGCCGGCGCCGACGCCGACGACCCCGCGATCTGGGTGCACCCGCACGACCCCGGACGCAGCGTCGTGCTCGGCACCCTCAAGGAGGGCGGCCTCGCCGTGTTCGACCTGGGCGCGCGGACCCTTCAGCTGGTCCCCGCCGGGCCGGGCGGGCGGTTCAACAACGTCGACGTCGTCGGCGACCTGGCCGTCGTCAGCGATCGCGGCCGGGACCGGGTCCGCGTCTACCGGATCGATCCCGCGGGCTCGGCCGCCGGCGCGCACGTGCTGCGGGACGTCACCGATCCCGCCGCCGCGCCGGTGTTCTCCGCGTCGGAGTCCGAAGTGGACGAGCAGCGGACCGCCTACGGCCTGGCCGCGGGCCGGGACCCGCGCACCGGCGTCCGGTGGGTCGCGGTGACCCGGCGGCACGAGACGCGCGTGGCGCTGCGGCGGCTGGTCGACCGGCCGGACGGGACGGTCGGCACCGCCCCGATCGACACGGTGGACCTGCCGTCGGAGTTCCGCCTGCCGGACGGCTCGACGTGGTCGCCGTGCGAGGAGCCCGGCGAGGGACCGCAGCTGGAGGGCTCGGTCATCGACGGCCGGGTGCTCTACACCGCCCAGGAGGACGTCGGGATCTGGCGGATCCCGCTCACGTCCACCGGCTTCGGGAAGCCCGAGCTGGTCGACCGCGTGCGCTCGTTCGGCGTCCCGCAGCGCTGGGACGCGGCAAGCGAGGAGTGCGTTCCGGACGGCCCCGACCCCGGCTTCGGCGGCCGGTGGCTGACCGCCGACGCGGAGGGCCTGGCCGTGGCGAACGGCACGCTGTTCGCCTCCAGCCAGGGCGACTCGCGGTTCGTCGTGTACGGCAGGCACGTGCGCGACCTGCGGATCGTCGCCGGCCGCGGCACGGACTCGGTCGAGCACTCCGACGGCTCGGCGATCAGCACCGCGTCTCTCGGCCACCGCTTCCCGCACGGCCTCCTGGTGGTCCACGACGGCGAGCGCCGTCCGGCCGTGGGCGACCTCCCGACCACCGGTTTCGCCTTCCTCCGGCTGGAGGACGTCCTCGGGCGATAA
- the hisF gene encoding imidazole glycerol phosphate synthase subunit HisF translates to MSVAVRVIPCLDVDAGRVVKGVNFAGLRDAGDPVELARRYDAEGADELTFLDVTASSGDRETTYDVVRRTAEQVFIPLTVGGGVRSNDDVNRLLRTGADKVSINTAAIARPEFLSEASRRFGAQCIVLSVDARRVPEGGEPTASGFEVTTHGGRRGTGIDAVEWAARGEELGVGEILLNSMDADGTKNGFDLELIGLVRKAVRVPVIASGGAGAVGHFLPAVRTGADAVLAASVFHFGQLKIGDVKDALREGGVEVR, encoded by the coding sequence ATGTCTGTCGCGGTGCGGGTGATCCCCTGTCTCGACGTCGACGCGGGCCGGGTGGTGAAGGGTGTCAACTTCGCCGGTCTCCGTGACGCCGGTGACCCCGTCGAGCTGGCCCGGCGCTACGACGCCGAGGGCGCCGACGAGCTCACCTTCCTCGACGTCACGGCGTCCTCGGGCGACCGCGAAACCACCTACGACGTCGTCCGCCGGACCGCCGAGCAGGTCTTCATCCCGCTCACGGTCGGGGGTGGCGTCCGCAGCAACGACGACGTCAACCGGCTGCTGCGGACCGGGGCCGACAAGGTGAGCATCAACACCGCCGCCATCGCGCGGCCCGAGTTCCTCAGCGAGGCGTCACGGCGGTTCGGCGCCCAGTGCATCGTGCTGTCCGTCGACGCCCGGCGCGTGCCCGAAGGCGGCGAGCCGACCGCCTCCGGCTTCGAGGTCACCACCCACGGCGGCCGCCGGGGGACCGGCATCGACGCCGTCGAATGGGCCGCCCGCGGCGAGGAGCTCGGCGTCGGGGAGATCCTGCTCAACTCGATGGACGCCGACGGCACGAAGAACGGCTTCGACCTCGAACTCATCGGGCTCGTCCGCAAGGCGGTGCGCGTCCCGGTGATCGCCAGCGGGGGCGCCGGCGCCGTCGGGCACTTCCTGCCCGCGGTGCGGACCGGGGCCGACGCCGTGCTCGCCGCCAGCGTGTTCCACTTCGGACAGCTGAAGATCGGGGACGTCAAGGACGCCCTGCGCGAAGGCGGGGTCGAGGTCCGGTGA
- the hisI gene encoding phosphoribosyl-AMP cyclohydrolase has product MTLDAAVSARLKRNADGLIAAVVVEHATSDVLMMAWMNDDALAATLATRRGTYWSRSRRKLWVKGETSGHYQHVREVRIDCDGDTVLLRVDQTGPACHTGTHTCFDTEERLLLADEKEHA; this is encoded by the coding sequence ATGACCCTGGACGCGGCCGTCTCGGCGCGCCTCAAGCGCAACGCCGACGGCCTGATCGCCGCGGTCGTCGTCGAGCACGCCACTTCGGACGTGCTGATGATGGCCTGGATGAACGACGACGCCCTCGCCGCCACCCTCGCCACCCGCCGCGGGACGTACTGGTCGCGCAGCCGGCGGAAGCTGTGGGTCAAGGGCGAGACGTCGGGGCACTACCAGCACGTTCGCGAGGTGCGGATCGACTGCGACGGCGATACGGTGCTGCTGCGCGTCGACCAGACCGGCCCGGCCTGTCACACCGGCACGCACACCTGCTTCGACACCGAGGAACGCCTCCTCCTGGCCGATGAGAAAGAGCACGCGTGA
- a CDS encoding DUF1304 domain-containing protein, with amino-acid sequence MTIVADILVGLVALIHLYIVVLEMFLWTSPRARAGFGTTKEFAEQTKTLAANQGLYNGFLALALVWGLVASDPTGFQLKLYGIVCVIVAGLYGAATASKKILFVQVVPGVLALAALLLAR; translated from the coding sequence GTGACCATCGTCGCCGATATCCTGGTCGGGCTCGTCGCCCTGATCCACCTCTACATCGTCGTCCTGGAGATGTTCCTCTGGACGAGCCCCCGCGCTCGCGCCGGCTTCGGCACGACGAAGGAGTTCGCGGAGCAGACGAAAACGCTCGCCGCGAACCAGGGGCTCTACAACGGCTTCCTGGCGCTCGCGCTGGTGTGGGGGCTCGTCGCGAGCGACCCGACCGGGTTCCAGCTCAAGCTGTACGGCATCGTCTGCGTGATCGTCGCGGGCCTCTACGGCGCCGCGACGGCCAGCAAGAAGATCCTCTTCGTGCAGGTGGTCCCGGGCGTGCTGGCGCTCGCCGCGCTGCTGCTCGCCCGCTGA
- a CDS encoding helix-turn-helix domain-containing protein: MKPTSSGPAARTLAASLREEREARKIGLRALADKLGILPQLLSVWEKGHRLPSVEDVSAILALLGVTGEKRDRIRALARHTREPNWLASGNTDIPFALTTKLDLERTASAITAWAPLIVPGLLQTPDYIRAIMDNSAVPIDQADRQLRVRLARQGILTGYDPIRFTAVLGERALQENFGPPGVMSDQIDHLLALSARRNISLRIVPAGIGYHPGLVGPFEIHEFPGSPPIASVEHVCSTAFLHEDTQISGHQKVAKLLLKTALGEEESQALLREAAR, encoded by the coding sequence ATGAAGCCAACGTCTTCGGGACCCGCCGCGAGAACTCTCGCCGCTTCACTGCGTGAAGAACGCGAAGCACGCAAAATCGGTTTGCGGGCGCTCGCCGACAAACTGGGTATCCTGCCCCAGCTGCTGTCCGTCTGGGAAAAGGGACATCGCCTGCCGAGCGTCGAAGACGTGTCCGCGATCCTCGCGCTGCTCGGTGTCACCGGCGAAAAGCGCGACCGGATCCGGGCACTCGCCCGGCACACCCGCGAACCCAATTGGCTCGCGTCCGGCAACACCGACATCCCGTTCGCGCTCACCACGAAATTGGACCTCGAACGGACCGCGTCGGCCATCACGGCGTGGGCGCCGCTGATCGTGCCCGGACTGCTGCAGACCCCGGACTACATCCGGGCCATCATGGACAATTCCGCGGTCCCGATCGACCAGGCCGACCGGCAGCTGCGGGTCAGGCTGGCCCGGCAGGGAATCCTCACCGGCTACGACCCGATCCGCTTCACCGCGGTGCTCGGCGAACGGGCGCTCCAGGAGAACTTCGGCCCGCCCGGGGTGATGTCCGACCAGATCGACCACCTGCTGGCGCTGTCCGCGCGCCGGAACATCAGCCTGCGCATCGTCCCCGCCGGAATCGGCTACCACCCCGGCCTGGTCGGCCCGTTCGAAATCCACGAGTTCCCCGGCTCGCCCCCGATCGCGTCCGTCGAACACGTCTGCTCGACGGCTTTCCTCCACGAGGACACGCAGATTTCCGGGCACCAGAAAGTCGCCAAGCTCCTGCTCAAAACGGCGCTGGGCGAAGAGGAGTCCCAGGCGCTGCTGCGCGAAGCCGCCCGGTGA
- a CDS encoding TetR family transcriptional regulator — MSTTDNTETTARRRGRRPAGQDTRTALVEAARAVFAETGYDGATVRAIATRAGVDAAMVNHWFGGKEGLFAQAVLELPFDPLVLQKALLDGPADELGERIVRTFITSWDTAGGGVFVALIRSITGHEQAGHVLRDFFQRFFSALIDSVGSDRIPLRMNLCATQMVGLGMVRYVAKFEPLTTEDVEVLVRAIAPNLQRYLTGDIG, encoded by the coding sequence GTGAGCACCACCGACAACACCGAGACTACGGCCCGCCGCCGCGGCCGGCGGCCCGCGGGCCAGGACACCCGCACGGCGCTGGTCGAAGCCGCGCGGGCCGTGTTCGCCGAAACGGGCTACGACGGCGCGACCGTGCGCGCGATCGCCACCCGCGCCGGCGTCGACGCGGCCATGGTCAACCACTGGTTCGGCGGCAAGGAGGGCCTGTTCGCCCAGGCCGTCCTCGAGCTGCCGTTCGATCCCCTGGTGCTGCAGAAGGCGCTGCTCGACGGCCCCGCCGACGAGCTGGGCGAGCGGATCGTCCGCACCTTCATCACCAGCTGGGACACCGCGGGCGGCGGCGTGTTCGTGGCGCTCATCCGCAGCATCACCGGCCACGAGCAGGCCGGGCACGTGCTGCGCGACTTCTTCCAGCGGTTCTTCAGCGCGCTGATCGACTCGGTCGGCTCGGACCGCATCCCGCTGCGGATGAACCTCTGCGCGACCCAGATGGTGGGCCTGGGCATGGTCCGGTACGTCGCGAAGTTCGAGCCGCTCACCACCGAGGATGTCGAGGTACTGGTCCGGGCGATCGCGCCCAACCTGCAGCGCTACCTCACCGGCGACATCGGCTAG
- a CDS encoding anthranilate synthase component I, with the protein MVSASAGSTGPGPVSPSREDFRVLAESRRVIPVVRRVLADGETPIGVYRKLAADRPGTFLFESAENGASWTRWSFIGVRSPAALTVRDGEAVWTGTPPVGLPTEGNPLEVLRETIEALHTEPLPGLPPLTGGMVGYIGYDAVRWLEKLPELAERDLDVPELTMLLATDLAAFDHHEGTVTLIANAVNWDDSPERVDAAYDDAVARLSAMTEQLQVAAPATVAAFDRPAPEFTRKRSKADFHAAVEKAVEAIKAGEAFQIVPSQRFEIPTAADAIDIYRVLRTSNPSPYMYLLRLEGFDIVGSSPESLVTVRDGRATTHPIAGTRWRGADPEEDAQLAKDLLADEKERAEHLMLVDLGRNDLGKVCKPGTVRVVDFFQIERYSHVMHIVSTVTGELAEGKTAFDAVTACFPAGTLSGAPKVRAMELIEELEPVRRALYGGVVGYLDFAGDADTAIAIRTALVKDGIAHVQAGGGVVADSVPDYEDTESLNKARTVLSAVAAAQTMVAAGALDPAADAAHV; encoded by the coding sequence ATGGTCAGCGCATCCGCCGGTTCGACCGGTCCCGGCCCGGTCAGCCCGTCCCGCGAGGACTTCCGCGTCCTCGCCGAGAGCCGCCGCGTCATCCCGGTCGTGCGCCGGGTCCTCGCCGACGGCGAGACGCCGATCGGGGTGTACCGCAAGCTCGCCGCCGACCGGCCCGGCACGTTCCTCTTCGAGTCCGCCGAGAACGGCGCGTCCTGGACCCGCTGGTCGTTCATCGGCGTCCGCAGCCCGGCCGCGCTCACCGTCCGCGACGGCGAAGCGGTCTGGACCGGCACCCCGCCGGTCGGCCTGCCCACCGAGGGCAACCCCCTCGAAGTCCTGCGCGAGACCATCGAGGCCCTGCACACCGAGCCGCTGCCCGGGCTGCCCCCGCTGACCGGCGGCATGGTCGGCTACATCGGCTACGACGCCGTGCGCTGGCTGGAAAAGCTGCCCGAGCTGGCCGAGCGCGACCTCGACGTGCCCGAGCTGACCATGCTCCTGGCCACCGACCTCGCGGCCTTCGACCACCACGAGGGCACGGTCACGCTCATCGCGAACGCCGTCAACTGGGACGACTCGCCCGAGCGCGTGGACGCGGCCTACGACGACGCCGTCGCCCGCCTCTCCGCCATGACCGAGCAGCTGCAGGTGGCCGCGCCCGCCACTGTCGCCGCGTTCGACCGGCCCGCGCCGGAATTCACCCGGAAGCGGTCGAAGGCGGACTTCCACGCGGCCGTCGAGAAGGCCGTCGAGGCGATCAAGGCCGGCGAAGCGTTCCAGATCGTGCCGTCGCAACGGTTCGAGATCCCGACCGCGGCCGACGCGATCGACATCTACCGCGTGCTGCGGACGTCGAACCCGAGCCCGTACATGTACCTGCTGCGGCTGGAGGGCTTCGACATCGTCGGCTCCAGCCCCGAATCCCTCGTCACCGTGCGGGACGGCCGCGCGACCACCCACCCGATCGCGGGCACCCGCTGGCGCGGCGCCGACCCGGAGGAGGACGCCCAGCTGGCCAAGGACCTCCTGGCCGACGAGAAGGAGCGCGCCGAGCACCTGATGCTCGTCGACCTCGGCCGCAACGACCTCGGCAAGGTCTGCAAGCCGGGCACCGTGCGCGTCGTCGACTTCTTCCAGATCGAGCGCTACAGCCACGTCATGCACATCGTGTCCACCGTCACCGGCGAGCTGGCCGAGGGCAAGACGGCGTTCGACGCGGTCACCGCGTGCTTCCCGGCCGGGACGCTGTCCGGCGCGCCGAAGGTCCGCGCGATGGAGCTGATCGAGGAACTGGAGCCGGTCCGCCGCGCGCTGTACGGCGGGGTGGTCGGCTACCTCGACTTCGCCGGTGACGCCGACACGGCGATCGCGATCCGCACCGCGCTGGTCAAGGACGGCATCGCGCACGTCCAGGCCGGGGGCGGGGTGGTCGCCGACTCGGTGCCGGACTACGAGGACACCGAATCGCTGAACAAGGCCCGGACCGTGCTGTCGGCGGTGGCCGCGGCGCAGACGATGGTGGCGGCGGGCGCCCTCGACCCGGCCGCGGACGCCGCGCATGTCTGA
- a CDS encoding Trp biosynthesis-associated membrane protein, whose protein sequence is MMVVALLLGALALWGASRLTWFAEFRDGGVRGTVLYRETGEQRASALVPLALLALAGVAGLVATGGWARRVLGVVLALAGVAAVWLGVAGVRFSGYADGLPVTEMLLGRGLVVLGGILVATGGLAAVKGASRATRLGAKYAAPATRKKVRDPDAQLWDALSEGEDPTDVRGRHSE, encoded by the coding sequence ATGATGGTCGTCGCGCTGCTGCTCGGCGCGCTCGCCCTGTGGGGTGCGTCACGCCTGACGTGGTTCGCCGAGTTCCGCGACGGCGGCGTTCGCGGCACCGTCCTGTACCGCGAGACCGGCGAGCAGCGGGCGAGCGCGCTCGTGCCGCTGGCGCTGCTGGCACTGGCCGGCGTGGCCGGGCTGGTGGCCACCGGCGGCTGGGCGCGGCGCGTGCTCGGCGTGGTGCTCGCGCTGGCCGGCGTGGCGGCGGTCTGGCTCGGCGTCGCCGGGGTCCGGTTCTCCGGCTACGCCGACGGCCTGCCAGTGACGGAGATGCTGCTGGGCCGCGGGCTCGTCGTGCTCGGGGGAATTCTCGTCGCCACCGGCGGGTTGGCCGCCGTCAAGGGCGCGTCCCGGGCCACCCGGCTCGGCGCCAAGTACGCGGCTCCGGCCACCCGGAAAAAGGTCCGTGACCCCGACGCCCAGCTGTGGGACGCCCTGTCCGAAGGGGAAGACCCGACCGACGTCCGGGGCAGGCATTCGGAGTAA
- the trpC gene encoding indole-3-glycerol phosphate synthase TrpC: MSVLEDIVAGVREDLAVRESALPFDELKIRAAAAPAPRDVMAALRESGIGVIAEVKRRSPSKGELADIPDPAALAKDYEAGGARVISVLTEQRRFGGSLADLDAVRAAVDIPILRKDFVVSPYQVHEARLHGADMVLLIVAALEQNALVALLDRVESLGMTALVEIHNAEEADRALEAGAKVIGVNARNLHTLEVDRDVFSRLAPGLPMDVYKVAESGVRGPGDLMSYAGHGADAVLVGEGLVASGDPKGALVKLVTAGSHPACPRPSR, translated from the coding sequence GTGAGCGTGCTCGAAGACATCGTCGCCGGCGTGCGGGAAGATCTCGCCGTGCGGGAATCCGCGCTGCCGTTCGACGAGCTGAAGATCCGCGCGGCCGCCGCCCCGGCGCCGCGCGACGTGATGGCCGCCCTGCGCGAGTCCGGCATCGGCGTCATCGCCGAAGTCAAGCGGCGCAGCCCGTCGAAGGGCGAGCTGGCCGACATCCCCGACCCGGCCGCGCTGGCGAAGGACTACGAAGCCGGTGGGGCGCGCGTGATCAGCGTGCTCACCGAGCAGCGCCGCTTCGGCGGCTCGCTGGCCGACCTGGACGCGGTCCGCGCCGCGGTGGACATCCCCATCCTGCGCAAGGACTTCGTCGTCAGCCCCTACCAGGTGCACGAGGCCCGCCTGCACGGCGCCGACATGGTGCTGCTGATCGTCGCCGCGCTGGAGCAGAACGCGCTCGTCGCCCTGCTCGACCGCGTCGAGTCGCTGGGCATGACGGCGCTGGTGGAGATCCACAACGCCGAGGAGGCCGACCGCGCGCTCGAAGCGGGCGCCAAGGTCATCGGCGTCAACGCGCGCAACCTGCACACCCTCGAGGTCGACCGCGACGTCTTCTCGCGGCTGGCCCCCGGCCTGCCGATGGACGTCTACAAGGTCGCCGAGTCCGGCGTCCGCGGCCCGGGCGACTTGATGTCGTACGCCGGTCACGGCGCCGACGCGGTGCTGGTCGGCGAGGGGCTCGTGGCCTCCGGCGACCCGAAGGGCGCCCTGGTCAAGCTGGTCACCGCCGGATCCCACCCCGCCTGCCCGAGGCCGTCGCGGTGA
- the trpB gene encoding tryptophan synthase subunit beta, whose translation MTAEHDKHDPDERGYYGPYGGRFMPEALIGVVDEVATEYDKARHDPEFLNEFNRLLREYAGRPSLLTEAKRFGEHAGGARVFLKREDLNHTGSHKINNVLGQALLTKRMGKKRVIAETGAGQHGVATATACALLDLDCVVYMGEVDTERQALNVARMRLLGAEVIPVKTGSRTLKDAINEALRDWVTNADTTHYLFGTAAGPAPFPTMVRNFHHVIGTEAREQILEQAGRLPDVVAACVGGGSNAIGIFSGFYDDPSVRLVGLEPGGEGIEGNRHGATLTKGTPGNLHGAMTYLLQDEDGQTVESHSISAGLDYPGVGPEHAWLKDTGRAEYRPVTDAEAMDAFKLLSRTEGIIPAIESAHALAGALELGRELGPDGLIVVNLSGRGDKDMDTAAKWFGLVNE comes from the coding sequence GTGACCGCAGAGCACGACAAGCACGACCCGGACGAGCGCGGCTACTACGGCCCGTACGGCGGGCGGTTCATGCCGGAGGCGCTGATCGGCGTCGTCGACGAGGTCGCCACCGAGTACGACAAGGCCCGGCACGACCCGGAGTTCCTGAACGAGTTCAACCGCCTGCTGCGTGAGTACGCGGGCCGTCCGTCGCTGCTCACCGAGGCCAAGCGCTTCGGCGAGCACGCCGGCGGCGCGCGGGTGTTCCTCAAGCGCGAGGACCTCAACCACACCGGCTCGCACAAGATCAACAACGTGCTGGGCCAGGCGCTGCTCACCAAGCGGATGGGCAAGAAGCGGGTCATCGCCGAGACCGGCGCGGGCCAGCACGGCGTCGCGACGGCCACCGCGTGCGCGCTGCTCGACCTCGACTGCGTCGTCTACATGGGCGAGGTCGACACCGAGCGCCAGGCGCTGAACGTGGCTCGCATGCGGCTGCTCGGCGCCGAGGTCATCCCGGTCAAGACCGGGTCGCGGACGCTGAAGGACGCGATCAACGAGGCGCTGCGCGACTGGGTCACCAACGCCGACACCACGCACTACCTGTTCGGCACGGCCGCGGGCCCGGCGCCGTTCCCGACGATGGTGCGCAACTTCCACCACGTCATCGGCACCGAGGCGCGCGAGCAGATCCTCGAGCAGGCCGGTCGGCTGCCGGACGTCGTCGCGGCGTGCGTCGGCGGCGGGTCGAACGCGATCGGCATCTTCTCGGGCTTCTACGACGACCCGTCGGTGCGGCTGGTCGGCCTGGAGCCGGGCGGCGAGGGCATCGAGGGCAACCGCCACGGCGCGACGCTGACCAAGGGCACCCCGGGCAACCTGCACGGCGCGATGACGTACCTGCTGCAGGACGAGGACGGCCAGACGGTCGAGTCGCACTCGATCTCGGCCGGGCTCGACTACCCGGGCGTCGGCCCGGAGCACGCGTGGCTGAAGGACACCGGCCGCGCCGAGTACCGCCCGGTGACCGACGCCGAGGCGATGGACGCGTTCAAGCTGCTGTCCCGCACCGAGGGCATCATCCCGGCGATCGAGTCGGCGCACGCGCTGGCCGGCGCGCTGGAGCTGGGCCGCGAGCTGGGCCCGGACGGCCTGATCGTGGTGAACCTGTCGGGCCGCGGCGACAAGGACATGGACACGGCGGCGAAGTGGTTCGGACTGGTGAACGAATGA